Proteins encoded together in one Streptomyces rubradiris window:
- a CDS encoding transposase: protein MTPPHRKLKKKIPDWYEELHERQRKAHSSRRIRVENGIAHLKNWQTLTRSSAAVSTSATPSRPSVAGLLSHLQTTGLTPARQE from the coding sequence GTGACGCCACCGCACCGCAAGTTGAAGAAGAAGATCCCGGACTGGTACGAGGAGTTGCACGAGCGGCAACGCAAGGCGCACTCCTCACGCCGTATCCGCGTCGAGAACGGCATCGCGCATTTGAAGAATTGGCAAACTCTGACCCGCTCCTCGGCCGCCGTGAGCACATCAGCGACACCGTCCAGGCCGTCCGTCGCCGGCCTGCTGTCCCACCTGCAGACGACGGGCCTGACTCCGGCACGGCAGGAGTGA
- a CDS encoding AfsR/SARP family transcriptional regulator — protein MPLGPPRHRAVLGLLLIRLGQVVPADQLIDELWGDSLPRRPQATLQTYLSHLRRVLTGRHGPIAPLRYQAPGYVLTVEPDTFDLSRFESLVSQGQHHVADSRLQEARDAFDNALRLWRADPFLDLAAYTPLAEEAARLSLLRTTAVAAQADTLLALGEAGAAVALLRREVSLQPVDERLVGSLMTGLYRLGRQAEALQLYDRTRAYLSEELGVAPARELQRVHLALLRHELDDQTSAPAAVEVRVRPGTVAEREPEGPTPADGPAADPEDGQRGTAPAAWSAFPCRGDALDALRSSITGALRGSGHTTAVVGEAGVGKTELVARATDQAHPPLPQAEVIRVNCRSSEGMPVGWVWQQVLRRLDIPFGTSFDNLRKQRAERHPVTTLSQPPSDQMDFLAQDALCEAILQYADGSPLLLVLEDVHLADRLTLDVLGLFCSRTQGRPVSVVITVREPGLGAGPETDGPLVELLADCRTKVVHLDNLTEDYVRAAVTAQAGPGVEASVVRALYERSAGNPYLLDQLLADAGGARRLHDPRAADVVRAGIPTGVRSMLRRQFAGLPPRVLRLLQCCAVLGGEATLASLTAMLNDDGAGHDVLEEVLATGLMHSDPDDPHRLVFRCGLIRDVLLAELRRQERAALHARAVGVLGARHGDSPEASEQIAEHAWQAVLALPAEDVLPHLRRAGEQAVVDGDYRRAQTWFEHAHTLLCALPRDGGAASEQTLDLRSKLLYTASITRGYSNRQVAAEAGRVRKLYAATAGGSIEQAALLLWQFGAELITGRHAECARHAEQLRALAERSDAPEVRFYERIAHGMLQLPRETADALTALTEAERIAEKLTPEQRERMTGRSQHDPRFMAANHRVLTLWLLGATDEARALSEKLLVATGLDGTPVDQASAYYFHSLTAALGEDPHGAGASSGRGLDIARAHGLSHWTAMLQVCQSWALQQSGEAAALDSLESAIAELRERRLLIRLPLHLGLLAHAQHSSGAAEDARRTLRSSTAEARSRGEFAYVSRPLPFTRLSPLTSAS, from the coding sequence GTGCCTCTCGGTCCCCCACGGCACCGGGCCGTGCTGGGACTGCTGCTCATCCGGCTGGGCCAGGTGGTGCCCGCCGATCAGCTCATCGACGAACTATGGGGCGACAGCCTCCCCAGACGCCCGCAGGCCACCCTGCAGACGTACCTGTCCCACCTGCGGCGGGTGCTGACGGGGCGGCACGGGCCGATCGCCCCGCTGCGCTACCAGGCCCCCGGGTACGTCCTGACGGTGGAGCCGGACACGTTCGACCTGTCCCGGTTCGAGAGCCTCGTCTCCCAGGGGCAGCACCATGTGGCCGACAGCCGGCTCCAGGAAGCCCGCGACGCGTTCGACAACGCACTGCGGCTATGGCGGGCGGACCCCTTCCTGGACCTCGCGGCCTACACCCCGCTCGCGGAGGAGGCCGCCCGCCTGAGCCTCCTGCGGACCACAGCCGTCGCGGCCCAAGCCGACACGCTCCTCGCGCTCGGCGAGGCCGGTGCCGCCGTCGCGCTGCTGCGCCGCGAGGTGTCCCTCCAGCCCGTCGACGAACGCCTGGTCGGCAGCCTCATGACGGGCCTGTACCGCCTGGGCCGGCAGGCCGAGGCGCTCCAGCTGTACGACCGGACGCGCGCCTACCTCTCCGAGGAACTCGGGGTCGCCCCGGCCCGCGAGCTCCAGCGCGTCCACCTCGCCCTGCTGCGCCACGAACTCGACGACCAGACGTCCGCCCCGGCCGCCGTCGAGGTACGCGTCCGGCCCGGCACCGTGGCCGAGCGGGAGCCGGAGGGGCCCACGCCGGCAGACGGTCCGGCGGCCGACCCCGAGGACGGACAGCGGGGTACGGCACCGGCGGCCTGGTCCGCCTTCCCCTGCCGCGGCGACGCCCTCGACGCCCTGCGGTCGTCCATCACCGGCGCCCTGCGCGGCAGCGGGCACACCACCGCCGTCGTCGGCGAGGCGGGCGTCGGCAAGACCGAACTGGTGGCACGGGCCACGGATCAGGCGCATCCGCCGCTACCGCAGGCGGAGGTGATCCGCGTCAACTGCCGCAGCAGCGAGGGGATGCCCGTCGGCTGGGTGTGGCAGCAGGTGCTGCGCCGGCTCGACATCCCGTTCGGGACGTCCTTCGACAACCTGCGCAAGCAGCGCGCCGAACGGCATCCGGTGACAACGCTGTCGCAGCCCCCCTCGGACCAAATGGACTTCCTCGCCCAGGACGCGCTGTGCGAAGCGATCCTCCAGTACGCCGACGGCAGCCCCCTCCTGCTCGTCCTCGAAGACGTGCACTTGGCGGACCGCCTCACGCTCGACGTGCTAGGACTGTTCTGCAGCCGCACGCAGGGGCGGCCCGTCAGCGTGGTGATCACGGTCCGCGAACCCGGTCTCGGGGCCGGGCCCGAGACCGACGGCCCGCTCGTCGAGCTCCTGGCCGACTGCCGCACCAAGGTCGTGCACCTGGACAACCTCACCGAGGACTACGTCCGGGCCGCGGTCACGGCCCAGGCCGGGCCCGGCGTCGAAGCGTCCGTCGTACGGGCGCTGTACGAGCGCAGCGCCGGCAACCCCTATCTCCTCGACCAGTTGCTCGCCGACGCCGGCGGGGCGCGGCGCCTGCACGATCCCCGTGCGGCCGACGTCGTCCGCGCCGGGATCCCGACGGGCGTCCGCAGCATGCTGCGTCGGCAGTTCGCCGGGCTGCCCCCGCGCGTCCTGCGCCTCCTCCAGTGCTGCGCCGTGCTCGGCGGCGAGGCGACGCTGGCCTCGCTGACCGCCATGCTGAACGACGACGGCGCCGGCCACGACGTCCTGGAAGAGGTCCTGGCGACCGGACTCATGCACAGCGACCCCGACGACCCGCACCGGCTCGTCTTCCGCTGCGGCCTTATCCGCGACGTCCTCCTGGCGGAGCTGCGCCGCCAGGAGCGGGCGGCCCTGCACGCGCGCGCCGTGGGCGTGCTCGGTGCCCGCCACGGCGACTCCCCCGAGGCGAGCGAGCAGATCGCCGAGCACGCCTGGCAGGCCGTGCTGGCCCTGCCGGCCGAGGACGTGCTGCCGCACCTCAGGCGCGCCGGCGAACAGGCCGTCGTCGACGGCGACTACCGGCGCGCGCAGACCTGGTTCGAGCACGCGCACACCTTGCTCTGCGCCCTGCCCCGGGACGGTGGCGCGGCATCGGAGCAGACGCTGGACCTGCGCAGCAAACTGCTCTACACGGCGAGCATCACCCGCGGCTACAGCAACCGGCAGGTGGCGGCCGAGGCCGGGCGCGTCCGGAAGCTGTACGCCGCCACGGCGGGCGGGTCCATCGAGCAGGCTGCCTTGCTGCTGTGGCAGTTCGGGGCCGAACTGATCACCGGCCGGCATGCCGAGTGCGCCCGGCACGCGGAGCAGCTGCGCGCTCTCGCCGAGCGGTCCGACGCCCCGGAGGTCCGGTTCTACGAGCGGATCGCCCACGGCATGCTCCAGTTGCCCCGGGAGACCGCCGACGCGCTCACCGCCCTGACCGAGGCGGAGCGGATCGCCGAGAAGCTGACCCCCGAACAACGGGAGCGCATGACCGGCCGCTCCCAGCACGACCCGCGGTTCATGGCCGCGAACCATCGCGTCCTCACCCTGTGGCTGCTCGGCGCCACCGACGAGGCGCGGGCGCTGAGCGAGAAGCTGCTCGTAGCCACCGGCCTGGACGGCACGCCGGTCGACCAGGCGAGCGCGTACTACTTCCACTCCCTGACAGCGGCCCTGGGCGAGGACCCCCACGGGGCGGGGGCCTCCAGCGGCCGGGGCCTGGACATCGCCCGCGCCCACGGTCTGAGCCACTGGACTGCCATGCTCCAGGTGTGCCAGAGCTGGGCACTCCAGCAGAGCGGCGAGGCCGCCGCACTCGACAGCCTGGAATCGGCCATCGCCGAGCTGCGCGAGCGGCGGCTGCTCATCCGGCTGCCGCTCCACCTGGGCCTGCTGGCCCACGCCCAGCACAGCAGCGGGGCGGCCGAGGACGCCAGACGGACGCTGCGGTCGTCGACCGCGGAGGCCAGATCGCGCGGGGAGTTCGCCTATGTGAGCCGCCCCCTGCCGTTCACCCGGCTGTCTCCCCTGACGTCCGCTTCGTAG
- a CDS encoding methylaspartate mutase, whose product MAPPTGPGRFTRFVRRASSEGKLVVQPRMGFGTVEQMRAGLDAVRTVDAATVGTITVDSYTRVNDHASALLALEEGADLNGFPLVAHGAAATRELLAGIAGDDFPVQVRHGSALPGALFEGLVAAGIDATEGGPVSYCLPYSRVPLAQAVDAWAECCEMLAGISEPVHLESFGGCMLGQLCPPSLLISLSILEGLFFREHGLRDISLSYAQQTNQQQDIEAIRALRSLAKEWLGDTDWHAVLYTYMGVYPRSRQGAYGLLEDSARLAARSGTERLIVKTAVEASRIPSITENVDALERAARAAEREAVAEPAGIPDSGIYEEAQAIITHTLTLGSDVGKALVRAFALGHLDIPFCLHQDNANRCRARIDDRGRLTWADPAGVPIPRARDLAGNRRRLTARGLIDMLSYNERRYDNPSRISHPR is encoded by the coding sequence ATGGCACCTCCCACCGGCCCCGGACGCTTCACCCGGTTCGTCCGGCGGGCGTCGAGCGAAGGGAAACTGGTCGTCCAGCCGCGCATGGGCTTCGGCACGGTAGAGCAGATGCGCGCGGGACTCGACGCGGTCAGGACCGTCGACGCGGCCACGGTGGGCACCATCACCGTCGACAGCTACACGCGGGTGAACGATCACGCCTCGGCCCTTCTCGCTCTGGAGGAGGGCGCGGACCTCAACGGGTTCCCGCTGGTGGCCCACGGCGCGGCGGCCACCCGCGAGCTGCTCGCCGGAATCGCGGGCGACGACTTCCCGGTGCAGGTGAGGCACGGCTCGGCGCTGCCCGGCGCATTGTTCGAGGGACTGGTGGCGGCCGGCATCGACGCCACCGAAGGCGGCCCTGTCTCCTACTGCCTGCCTTATAGCCGCGTCCCCCTGGCGCAAGCCGTCGACGCCTGGGCGGAATGCTGCGAGATGCTCGCGGGAATCAGCGAGCCGGTGCATCTGGAGAGTTTCGGCGGCTGTATGCTGGGACAGTTGTGCCCGCCGAGCCTGCTGATCTCCCTGAGTATTCTGGAAGGCTTGTTCTTCCGCGAACACGGACTGCGGGACATTTCCCTCAGCTACGCCCAGCAGACGAATCAGCAACAGGACATCGAGGCGATCCGCGCCCTGCGCTCCCTGGCGAAGGAATGGCTCGGAGACACCGACTGGCACGCCGTCCTGTACACCTACATGGGCGTTTATCCCCGCAGCCGGCAGGGGGCGTACGGGCTCCTCGAGGACAGTGCGAGGCTCGCCGCCAGATCCGGGACCGAGCGGTTGATCGTCAAGACCGCGGTGGAGGCCAGCAGAATCCCGTCGATCACGGAGAACGTCGACGCCCTGGAACGCGCCGCGAGGGCGGCCGAGCGGGAGGCGGTGGCCGAACCGGCCGGAATTCCGGACTCCGGGATCTACGAGGAGGCCCAGGCGATCATCACGCACACGCTGACCCTCGGCAGCGATGTCGGAAAGGCGCTCGTCCGCGCGTTCGCCCTCGGACACCTCGACATCCCGTTCTGCCTGCACCAGGACAACGCGAACCGCTGCCGGGCCCGCATCGACGACCGTGGCCGGCTCACCTGGGCCGACCCCGCGGGGGTGCCGATTCCCCGGGCCCGCGATCTGGCCGGTAACCGGCGGCGGCTCACCGCCCGGGGCCTCATCGACATGCTCAGTTACAACGAACGACGCTACGACAACCCGTCCCGGATCAGCCACCCTCGTTGA
- a CDS encoding cobalamin B12-binding domain-containing protein: MTSVSSDSHMWNLVFLQLLLEENGGKVINLGACAPDELVMSECLRIRPDALVISTVNGHGHIDGLRLIRKIRGHAVLASMKVVIGGKLGVHGSRQAGSRAELVANGFDAVFEADADLDRFLDCLGLGTPPPRRVASTDIRST; this comes from the coding sequence GTGACCAGTGTGTCGTCGGATTCCCACATGTGGAACCTCGTTTTCCTCCAGTTGCTGCTCGAGGAGAACGGCGGGAAGGTGATCAACCTCGGCGCGTGCGCTCCGGACGAACTGGTCATGTCCGAATGCCTCAGAATCCGGCCGGACGCCTTGGTCATCAGCACGGTCAACGGGCACGGCCATATCGACGGCCTACGGCTGATCAGAAAGATTCGCGGGCATGCGGTGCTCGCCTCCATGAAAGTCGTCATCGGCGGAAAACTCGGCGTCCACGGTTCCCGGCAGGCGGGGTCCCGGGCGGAACTGGTAGCGAACGGCTTCGACGCGGTGTTCGAGGCGGACGCCGATCTCGACCGGTTCCTCGACTGCCTCGGACTGGGCACGCCCCCGCCGCGCCGCGTCGCCTCTACGGACATCCGGAGCACCTGA